The sequence CAGTCCCATCCCGGGCGATTCGGCAGCCAGCCCGCCCGCAGTCCCACCCAGCCCGCAGGCCCACCCGAGGCGATTCGGCAGCCAGCCCGCAGAGGCGATACCGCGGAGCACTACTCACCGTGCCAAGTAACGACTGAATGGATTCAGCAGGCGAGAGCAGGCGAGAGCAGGCGAGAGCGGGCACTGGGCTGCGGATAGGTACGGGCGGGGCCGGACAGGCGCTGGCGCACGGCCGCGAGAATCTCAAGGAGTGGGAAACGGTTTCTAGTCGACCGGCCGCTTAGCGGCGCGGCTCAGTTGACATGACAAGTCTTCGTTGACTAGTTTATCAGAAATCGGTTTCTCGCCGCTGACCGCTACCTTGTCGACAGGATGCCCATGTCTGACCGTTCTGCCCGCCGCTACGCCGTCATCGGGACAGGCGGGCGGTCGCGGATGTACATCGACGCCCTCACCTCGAGCCACGCCGACCTGGGCGATATCGTCGCGTTCCTCGACCCGAACGAGGCGAGGATGGCCCACTACGACCGTTACCTCGCCGAGCGCGGCCGGAGCGCACCACCGCACTTCACCCCAGAGTCGTTCGAGCAGATGCTCAGCACCGCTCGCCCGGACGTGCTGATCGTCACGAGCAAGGACTCCACCCACGCCGACCACATCGTGGCCGGCCTGGATCACGGACTGGACGTCATCACCGAGAAGCCGATGACCATCGACGTCCCCAGCCTGGAACGGATCGTCCGGGCCGCGCAGGGGTCCACCGGCAACCTGACCGTCACCTTCAACTACCGGTACTCCCCGCGCAACTCCACCGTGCGCCGGCTGATCGCCGAGGGCGCGATCGGCACGGTGACGTCGGTGCACTTCGAATGGTGCCTGGACACCGTCCACGGCGCCGACTACTTCCGCCGCTGGCACCGGGACAAGGACAGCTCGGGCGGCCTCGCCGTGCACAAGTCGACACACCACTTCGACCTGGTGAACTGGTGGCTGGACGACGTCCCCGCGACTGTGTTCGCACTCGGCGGCCTACGCTTCTACGGCGCCGAGAACGCCGCATCCCGGGGCCTGGCCCCTCGCCCCACGCTGGGCCGGGACCTCGTCACCTCCGGCGACCCGTTCGCACTCGACCTGGCCGCCGATCCTCAGCTCAAGGGCCTGTTCCTGGACGCCGAGCACCTGGACGGCTACCACCGCGACCAGGATGTCTTCGGACCGGGCATCACCATCGAGGACAACCTCTCGGTGACCGTGGGCTACCAGGGCGGTGCTGCGATGTCCTACTCGCTGAACGCCCACTCCCCCTGGGAGGGCTACCGGGTAGCGTTCAACGGCACCGAGGGCCGGCTGGAGCTGGACGTCGTCGAACGCGGGGCGGTCAGCAGCGACCGCTCCACCAGCGGTTTGGGGGCCGGAGGCAAGGAGCGCCCGGTCCTCGACCCGAGTGCCACCGAGGCCGAGCGCACCGGACAACGTCTGCGACCGCACGGCTCACGCTTGATGCTGCAGCGGCAGTGGTCCCAGCCGGAGGAGGTCCAGATTCCCGAAGGCGCCGGCGCGCACGGCGGCGGGGACACGATGCTGCTGGACGACGTCTTCCGCGGTGGGGCGCAGGACCCGCTAGGCCGCCAGGCCGGCTATCACGACGGCGTCCGGTCGGTGATCATCGGCGCCGCCGTCAATGACTCGCTCGCCTCGGCCCGCGCGATCCAGCTCGCCGACTACGGCGAACTGCTGCACTCCGCAGTCCTCAACCGTTAGCCCACCGGCTCTCCGGCCCACCGGCCGGCGGCCACCACACGCGAAAGTCCCGGCGATGGCGCTTCCTCTCCACCCCGATACCCCGGCCCACCCGGGTGAGTACCGCAACCCGGTCCTGGACGAAGACTGGCCGGACCCGGACGTGATCCGCTGGGGCGACGGCTACCTGATGGTCGCCTCCAGCTTCAATCGTGCCCCGGGGCTGCCGTTGCTGCGCTCGTCGGACCTGGTCACCTGGGAGATCGTCGGCCACGCCCTGCCGGGTCTGCCGCCGGCCGAGCACTTCGCCCTCCCCCGGCACGGCGGCGGCGTCTGGGCGCCCTCGATCCGCGCCCACCGCGGCACGCTGTATCTCGTCTGGCCCGATCCGGACCATGGCCTGTACGTCTCCACGGCGACCGACCCGGCCGGGCCGTGGTCCATCCCGCACCTCGTGCTCGCCGGACAGGGGTTGATCGACCCCTGTCCACTCTGGGACACCGACGGCCGCGCCTACCTGGTGCACGGCTGGGCGGGCAGCCGGTCCGGGGTGAAGAACCTGCTCACGGTGAGAGAGGTCAGTCCGGACCTGAGGTCGGTCCTCGCGCCGGGGCGCACGATCATCGACGGCGCAGCGTTGCCGGGCTACCGCACGCTCGAGGGGCCCAAGTTCTACTTGCGGGACGGCTGGTACTGGATCTTCGCCCCGGCCGGCGGTGTGGCGACCGGATGGCAGGCGGCCTTCCGGGCCCGGTCGGTGTACGGACCGTACGAGGGACGCACCGTGCTGGCCCAGGGCGCTGGACCGGTGAACGGCCCGCACCAGGGGGCCTGGGTCACCGATCCCGGTGGTGCCGACTGGTTCGTGCACTTCCAGGACCGCGGTGCCTATGGGCGGGTCACCCATCTGCAGCCGATGCGCTGGGACTCCGGCGGCTGGCCGGTCCTCGGCAACGACGGCGAACCGGTGCTGAGCCACGCTGCCCCGGTGAACTCCACCCGCCAGGGGATGCGCGCCGTCGACGGTAGTGATGACTTCACCGGCACGCTGAACCGGAAGTGGCACTGGCAGGCCAACCCCGATCCAGCCTGGTCCATCCTCAGCGACGGGCACCTGGACCTGCAGCCGATACCGAACGACCTCGGCGACCTGCGCCAGCTACCCCAGGTGCTCAGCCAGCAGCTGCCCGCCGTGGCGTGCACCTTCCAGACCAGCCTTACCCTGAGCCGCACCACCGAGCCTGTCCGCACCGGGCTGGTGCTGCTCGGTCAGGAGTACGCGTGGATCGGAATAGAGGTCCGCGAGGGCGGCGCCCACCTGGTCTGCCGCCGCTCCGGAACGGACCAGAGCGCCGACCGCCGCCGGGTGGAGGAGCCGGTCATCGACCAGGCGCTGCCCGCTGCTGCCACGGTGCGGCTCAGGCTCAGCAGCGACGGCGCCGGCGCCGTGCAGCTGGCCTGGTCGACCGGCGACACCGACTGGGCCTGGGTACCGCAGACCTTCACCCCGGTCGAAGGCCGATGGATCGGCGCAGAGGTCGGGTTGTTCGCCACCGCACCACCAGGGGCCGGATCGCCGCCATTGGCGCGGTACGGTGCCTTCCAGATGAGAAGTACTCAGTCGACCCCCGGGGAGGCGTGATGAGCACCACCGGCGCGGCGACGATCGCCGAAGTAGCGCGGACGGCCGGGGTCTCCCGCGCCACCGTGTCCCGGGTGATGAACGGTCGCGCCACGGTGGACCCGGCGATGGCCGCCCGGGTGCGCAAGGCCGCCCGGGAGCTGAACTACTCCCCCAGCACCGTGGCCCGCAGCCTGTCCCTGGGCCGCACCCAAACGGTGGCGCTGCTGGTGCCGGATCTGGGCAACCCGATGTTCCAACAGGTGCTGCGCGGGGCGAATCAGGCCGCCACCAAAGCCGGCTACCGGATCCTGGTCGCGGACAGCATCGAGGAACCGGAGCGGGAGGCCGAGCTCGCGATCGAGGCCCGCCGGCGCTGCGATGCACTGATTCTGTGCTCACCGCGGATGCCGGAAGACCAGCTGAACGAGGTGCTCACCGCGACCGCCCCCGTGGTGCTGGTCAATCGCGAACCGCACGGTAGCGACGTCCCGGCGCTCGCCGTGGACTACGCCACCGGCATCCGCACTCTC is a genomic window of Ruania zhangjianzhongii containing:
- a CDS encoding Gfo/Idh/MocA family protein; amino-acid sequence: MSDRSARRYAVIGTGGRSRMYIDALTSSHADLGDIVAFLDPNEARMAHYDRYLAERGRSAPPHFTPESFEQMLSTARPDVLIVTSKDSTHADHIVAGLDHGLDVITEKPMTIDVPSLERIVRAAQGSTGNLTVTFNYRYSPRNSTVRRLIAEGAIGTVTSVHFEWCLDTVHGADYFRRWHRDKDSSGGLAVHKSTHHFDLVNWWLDDVPATVFALGGLRFYGAENAASRGLAPRPTLGRDLVTSGDPFALDLAADPQLKGLFLDAEHLDGYHRDQDVFGPGITIEDNLSVTVGYQGGAAMSYSLNAHSPWEGYRVAFNGTEGRLELDVVERGAVSSDRSTSGLGAGGKERPVLDPSATEAERTGQRLRPHGSRLMLQRQWSQPEEVQIPEGAGAHGGGDTMLLDDVFRGGAQDPLGRQAGYHDGVRSVIIGAAVNDSLASARAIQLADYGELLHSAVLNR
- a CDS encoding glycoside hydrolase family 43 protein, coding for MALPLHPDTPAHPGEYRNPVLDEDWPDPDVIRWGDGYLMVASSFNRAPGLPLLRSSDLVTWEIVGHALPGLPPAEHFALPRHGGGVWAPSIRAHRGTLYLVWPDPDHGLYVSTATDPAGPWSIPHLVLAGQGLIDPCPLWDTDGRAYLVHGWAGSRSGVKNLLTVREVSPDLRSVLAPGRTIIDGAALPGYRTLEGPKFYLRDGWYWIFAPAGGVATGWQAAFRARSVYGPYEGRTVLAQGAGPVNGPHQGAWVTDPGGADWFVHFQDRGAYGRVTHLQPMRWDSGGWPVLGNDGEPVLSHAAPVNSTRQGMRAVDGSDDFTGTLNRKWHWQANPDPAWSILSDGHLDLQPIPNDLGDLRQLPQVLSQQLPAVACTFQTSLTLSRTTEPVRTGLVLLGQEYAWIGIEVREGGAHLVCRRSGTDQSADRRRVEEPVIDQALPAAATVRLRLSSDGAGAVQLAWSTGDTDWAWVPQTFTPVEGRWIGAEVGLFATAPPGAGSPPLARYGAFQMRSTQSTPGEA